In Sesamum indicum cultivar Zhongzhi No. 13 linkage group LG1, S_indicum_v1.0, whole genome shotgun sequence, the sequence TGAACTGAAATCTTGCTTGGTTTGCTGTTCATTCAGTAAGAGTGAATCATCTATGGATCTGTAGGTTACATTTGTGCGTATATGTTTTAGTTATGATTCTCAATTACAGATTCAATTTTATCTCCTAATCGATCTCTAGTTTTGTTTTctggtaaacaaaattcaagcTGTTTGTTGAATCGTTTTCAAATTGGTtcgcttttattttttattttttttatttttaaggttTTGATCTTTTAATTCTGCGTATCCCTTGTTACGCGCTTTTCCACAGGAGTTTTAGATCAAGATGTCCAGGGTCTATGTTGGAAACTTGGATCCGCGAGTCACTGAACGCGAACTCGAGGATGAATTTCGCGTGTTTGGAGTTATCAGAAGGTAAATCATAGTAACATAGGGGGAGAGGGATTTtggttatttatttcaaattaatgagAGGGCAATATGCTACTAACCCATTTATTTACCTGTTTTACTCGGGATATGGTGTATTTACCAGACTTGTAGGGGGAATTGCTGTTAGAAATTCTTGTGGTTTATGTTGCAATTGGTGTTTGCACGTAAGTTGTTGTTCTTACCACAGACCAATCGTTCTCATTGTAACTGGAGAGATGTGTATATTTTACAATGATGCACCTATTTGGGCTGATTATTTGgtacttttttcttgtgtgttCTTTACTCAGCTTAAATTCTGTTTTCCAAATTCATGAGTCATGgcatttaaatgtatttttttacatcaacttttaaaatgtatatggTTCTGATTCAAACAAGCATTCTTACATGGTTCAGAAATGTAAAACAATCTTTTACTGAATGGAGACAGGTTGGATGTCCAGCTGAAAGATGGGTTTTCAGCATCATGTTCTTGTTCTGGTTATACTAACAGAAATGTCATGCAAATATTGTCTTAGaaatatttcttcatctattttattagGATAAACTATGTTAGGcttatttgtttgaatattttctgCAGTGTGTGGGTTGCCAGAAGACCCCCTGGTTACGCTTTCATTGACTTTGATGACCGGAGGGATGCCCAAGATGCCATCAGGGAACTTGATGGTTAGCTTGCTGATATTATTCGTTTACTGATGCACTTGCTGTTCTATAACTTTATCAGTCGCagctttattttgttgtttcactcttttgtttttctagtTAGTTTCTGTTCTTGAATGTAGTCATTCCAATATGAAATGTCGTAACATCTTCCCATCACATATTTGCTGAATCTGTTGAatgttccttttctttttgttgttttctttttgcattttcatttccaaAGCTCGTACTCATTCAATTAAATCTGCAGTTGGTGTtagtatttttgttgattatatCTCCTTTTTCTGAACAGGTAAAAATGGATGGAGGGTTGAGCTATCACACAACTCCAgaggtggaggtggtggtggccGTGGTGGGGGTCGTGGACGTTCTGGTTCTGATTTAAAGTGTTATGAATGTGGTGAGCCCGGTCATTTTGCCCGTGAATGTCGAATGCGAGGAGGTTCCGGAAGGCGTAGGAGTCGCACCCCACCTAGGTATCGCCGGAGCCCGAGTTATGGTCGaaggtaaaatttaaaagattgaGGACTGGAAAAGAAtcttgatattgaaaatggtTAACAATACGAATGGACATTATGGTTACAATTGGGGGAGAAGAGTAAAAAGCAATATGTAAATCGAGTATTTGATTTAATGTATACCTGTCTCTTGTCAACtttctttttacttaattCTATTGCTATGCTGGCATAGGAGTTACAGTCCCCGTGGTCGGTCCCCTCGACGTCGCAGTTTGTCACCCAGAGGTCGCAGCTACAGCAGGTCGCCTTATCGTGGACGGGATGAGGTGCCATATGCGAACGGGTGAAGTCCTATTCTCTCCAATTGAAATGCGTCCTTTaatgcttaattttttaataaacttataaatagAATTGCTcctttgtttttaatatttatgcaGAAAACTCTAGAACAGGTTGAATAAAGCTGTTTAGTTATTGTggcaatataaattttgctgTAGTTGAGCAAACCTGTATGCATTTAGTGGGTGGAAACTCAAGTCACTTGCTTAGAAGATAAATAGTCCCCTGGGGAAATGTGGGGTCTAtacttttgttattttgataaCTATATGCAGGTTCTAAGGCAGTCCACCTTTGAAGAAACATGAATGCTTGAGTATGTTTTAGTCATGGAGGATAGTGTTTGGCGCAACTTTAGGACTTTTAGTGGTTATGTATGATTTCACTACGGTCGATAGCTAACTAATCTTTGGAGTTAAAATTCGCTAATTTTCTGGAAATTGCCAAGCATCTACCCTAATATTCCAGTGCTTATTATAGTTTTGTCGGcgttaaaattgattaattttctgGGCCTCTGACTATTACCGAGTATCCTCTGGTGGTAGGAAAATGAGTGCtggtatttaatttgtttgtgcTTTGATGGTCATATTATTGCTATCCttcttatttgatttgcaTTTGTATCTGTTATGCAGAAATGGGATTAGAGAAAGACGCAGGAGCAGGAGTTGAGCTTGGATCCATTATTAGGACATTTGAATCTATGAAGAAGTTTTTCGAATTGTGTCTTTACTATGCTTCGACTTATTAACGACTGTGTAAGTGGGGCGACGCCCTCAGCTACGACTCGTGGATTTGGTTGAGTGTCATTACTACTTCAGTAGTAAGTTTGTCACTTTATCCTTATTATCCCGTAATGCTTTTGAGTTTACCTATGAACTATTCTCATAACATCTTAAATGTATATCGATATGAAATTCCTAGCTGATATCTTCTATTGGAAACTTATGAAGAACATTGCTAAGagtttatgattttgtttttgtgtcgAGGTGTCTGCCTGGTACTGCTTCATTGGTTTTGTGCTTCTGCACTTGTGGTTTCGACCTTCACTGCCCTGCTGTGGGATCTTCAATTTGAATGATTGTGGATCCCAGCTGGCTTCTCTGCTAGATGCTTCTTTTCATTGCATGTCTGCGGCTATGATGCGCCTCTCCTCAAATAGTTATGGTATTTGATTAGATTTAAGGATGATGAACGGCTTCACACACGCTTCTGGCAGGTACTTAATCCATTACATGGAAGTGTCACCATTTGACCTGTTCCTTGAACTACCATAAGGATTTCCTTTTCCAAAATGGGTTTGTTCTCTACTTTTTGTTTATGAGAATTGAAggttaaattaattccttattAAAATTGAGTAATGTTTGTTGAGTTCAAAAtcagttttcttcttcttcttcttttttttttctgaaaacttgtttgttgaaggattaaatttctttgttttatgtGATATGCTTCTGAACAGATTGAACCTTTTTCTCCGGAAATTgataatgaaaaacaaaactgGAGAACTCAATATCAGCCAGTTTCAATATGACTCTGAATCACTTGTTTTGGTTTGTTGGTATTCCTGTCACTACTACTTGAGTCACTTTCAAGTGGTATTGATtaggatttttcttttttcataaaaaagagaaatgattTCCGTATGGTGTCCAACTCTTGTTTCTCCCTTTGAGGTCCAAGCTTGATAACTTTGAAAATGATCTCTGCAATATGCCTTCATGCATCATACAAAATGGCTTGTTTTCAGTTACTGTTTGTATTTGCTGTATTCTCCTCACTTTTCTTGCCTTATCTTTTCATGTTTTAGTATTATTTGTCATATTTGGGTAAGCTGGTTGAAACTTCAGCTTACACCTTTGCGGAAGGTGACTATTATTTGAATGCAAGAAGCTGGGATAGGtgcaaatattttgtattatgaatgtttttttatctaacaTATTTTGGGTCTGAAGTGACTCGGCCTGTATTTTCATCAACGTTGTATATTACAATTATGTATTGTAACTGGTTTTCCTACAATAGTGGGCATATACTTGGAATTCTTGAAATGGGTTGAAGAAACTGGATATGAAATGTGCATTTCGGTCTCCATACAAAAGTGCATACGTCCAGGCTTATGGTCTCAGTAGAATGTCGTAGCCCAAATAATCCTTTCACAATGTTTCCTTGTCTATGGTTGATATAATCCATGCACCCCTTTAATTGTATCATGGATCAAATGGACAACATTCAACCCCCCCTGCCTGAGGGGTTAGAGTTTTGCTATTGTGTTTCATTGCTGGACGCCAGTAACAGTAGGACTTTGAACCGGCATCTGTTTTACGTAACCTTTACCCTACCATTGTCTGCTGGACAATGTTTTGTTCATCCGGTGAGGCTGGAAATCTTATATGTCCTAAATTTTCCCCTAGTTGGGAATTAGGAATACATACGCAGTTAGGAATAGGAAGGAAAAAGGAATATGCTGAGGTAGTCTATGCAAATGTGCAAACATGTCCCCAAATGGttggtgtgtttttttgttgaGGATTATAAACTTAAACTATTTGAGCCCTGATCTCATATTGATGTCAGTTGGTGGCCGGCATGTTGCTGGCGTTGGAATAATGCTATCTTCCATGTAACAGGGTATTACTTGTTTTGAACTTCGCTGTCAGGGTTATTGCTTCAGCGTTGGGCTTCAGACTTGTGGCTTTTTGTTTGGATTTAGCTGTGGGTCTGATCCTTTGCGCCTGTGTTTTGAAGTATGGTAGACGCAATTATTTAAGTGTGGTGTTTGTTGAGAAGATTTGTTTCTTAAATTTGGCAATTGGACGATANNNNNNNNNNNNNNNNNNNNNNNNNNNNNNNNNNNNNNNNNNNNNNNNNNNNNNNNNNNNNNNNNNGCTTTATTTGTCTTCGGCTCTTCCAAGATAACAGGCAAAAGACAAGATTTTATTCAGGAGTTATAATTGTGAAAGaaagtgacaattttttttttttttggagtaatatattgattcaataaagaaaataaatgtaataaatcatAGTAACAGTAGTAATAAGTTACATTGACTCAATATGACTAAGAGCAGTtataaatgatgaaaattcaataatttatataaagtaaaaCAAGATGTTTAggaatagtaataaaattgcAAGAACTAAATAACTCTCGTAAGGTGTGCAAACATTTGCACAAAATGATACGAATGTTCACATATTTACTAAAATTCCATGATTTcaaatttggtcataaaatttcaattgtaaccttaataagtaaattaagACATGATTGGTGAAAGTGAGTAATATCGTGAGTGGAGTTTGTGAGAGAAAGAATCGAGGGGCCATTCCATCCAAAATAATAGGTATAGGTGGGGTGAATCCACAGCCGGCAACTATGATATATGGattgtatattacatatatcCTTAAATAGCAGACATGGGATTCCCGCGCTGCAATCAATAGGGATTTTGAACGTGGAAGAAGTGAAAGGGGAGtgtttaaatgaaaaatgaataagctaattaataattacaggCACAAATATAAATGTGGAAAAATTCAAAGGAAGGAAGAAGAGTGTGgaatgtatgtatgtatgtaataTGTGGAGTGTCCACACCTTTTTTGTATCACTTTGTGAATATGGAATCGTGTCTCCAACTGTTGGACACTTATTAATAGTGTGTGGCGTGACTTGGGGACTACTCTTGAATATTCCTTGTACACATTATTCAGATTCCTtttccaaaaacaaaattacaacataAATTTAGTCTATGCCCAAATAAGTttagtttttctattttcataagtTAGACGGCACAAACTCTATTGCAAaatgttctctctctctctctttcaacCTTAAAAcgtcttatttaaattagtgaaTATCGATGAATAAATGATTTAACCTATGGATCAATGTCACATAAACATGTGTAGAAAATCTGTGTTCCAGCAGTGTTGGGTACAACTACTGACATGGCCGTCACGTTCTCTTTTAATGCCAAGTCAACCACATCCCACATCAGTTTCCACCTCATCCTGCTATATCACATTCTCCGGATTTGGGTTCCAGTTTTTGCCACTTGGTTGGGAGTTTTTGACGacttcttgatttttttcttcttttattctcATTAACAATCATCCTCTTCATCGCTTCCAAGacttgcaaaaaaaataatcatgaaTATTTCTGCAGCAAGTTATTTGGGAATACCTCTTCTTTGCACTGATTCACTTCAACTATTCTGTAACgaaatttgataattagtCCTCAACAACAAGATTGCAGGCATGGATTTGAAGAAAGAGAAGCAAGTTAGGTGGGCTTTCTTGTGCCCAATCCATCTCTGtgcttccttttttttttttcatcaattttctgTTTGTTGGTTGGTGGGCTGACTAAAAATTGTATCTTTTTATAGGTttcacaaagaagaaaaactaaaatttgaagcTTTCTTGGATAAAAATGAGCCTCAAATCCATGACAAACAACTGCCTCTGTACAAGAATTCGGACCCTTCATGGAAATCCGTAGGGGGATACAGAGACAAGATTGCTAAGTTTGGTAGGTCTAAGGTTTTCCCAGAAGGTCAGGAGCCGGAGAAAAAGACTGTACTTGATCCTGGAAGTGAGGTTGTCTTGAAATGGAACAgaattttcttggttttttgCTTGATGGCACTGTTTGTGGATCCCTTGTTTTTCTATCTGCCTTCTGTGCtgaatcaagaaaattcttCGTGTATGCAAACTGACTTAAAGTTAGGGATCATTGTTACCTTCTTTCGGACAGTGGCCGATGTATTTTATCTGTTGCACGTAATTGTGAAGTTTAGGACTGCTTATGTGGCTCCTAGCTCAAGGGTGTTTGGCAAAGGTGAACTTGTTATGGATTTAAACAAGATAGCACGGAGGTATTTGAAGTCGGAATTCTTCATAGATGTGATCGCAGCGTTGCCTCTTCCTCAGGTAACTTGAACTATCTCTTATATGATTAGCCGTGCGAAAATCTTTGCTATCTTGAggcaattatattttgtagtTTGTTTGAAAGATCGGTGCAACCGCTGTTTCCCCTACAAGAGGGAGTAATAGAGCTTTACTCCACAACAAAAATGTTAACTGTAGCTTCCCTCAAAATGTTGTCCTGTTGTGATAATTCTGCTATGTTAATGTGCTGTTTGTGGATTCAAATTCCGATAGAGAATCATAGCTTTTATGAAGTAAATGCATCCTATGTCTTTGAATCAATGCATCTTGTCAAGAAGTTTCAGTTGTTTGTTGTAATTTCCTATGGTGGAACTAGTACAGTGTTGGCTTTTGCTTTTTGCAGATTGTTATATGGTCAATATTACCCGCAATCAGAAGCTCCCATGCCGATCATACCAACAATGCCCTGGTACTCATTGTCCTGCTACAATATATTCCCAGATTATATCTCATTTTCCCATTGAGTTCTCAAATTATCAAAGCTACTGGAGTCGTCACAAAGACAGCCTGGGCCGGCGCTGCTTACAATCTGCTACTCTACATGTTAGCAAGCCATGTATGTTAATATGTTGGATTCAANNNNNNNNNNCGAATTCTTTTGTTAAATGTTGTCGAAGATTTTGATGAGGTTGCCTTTTATCCTAGAACTagtctttgtatttttctgaGATAATTTAGATTCTTTTTGTAGGTGTTGGGGGCTTCCTGGTACTTACTGTCGATCGAGAGACATGCAACATGTTTGAGTTCTGCTTGCAGGGATGAGTTTAATAGAACCGGATGCTCCCTCAATTTTCTGGATTGTGGTACATTGACTCATAGTGACAGAGGCAAATGGGTAAACAGCACACTTGTCTTCACAACCTGCAATCCCGACGACACAACCTATTTTAATTATGGGATATTTGGAAATGCTGTTGCAAACAATGTTGTATCTTCTGATTTTCTGGAGAAGTACTTATACTGTTTATGGTGGGGTTTACAGAACTTAAGGTATGACCCAAACTTCTTCAGTTTCAAGTATATGATTGTTATGTTCATTCGAGAGAGTCTAATTTTCAATAACAATGAGAAATGGTTAGATGGCTGAACTGGTTTCCCTGGTTCTTTACTATAAAGCCTCTGTTTAGGcattttttaacagaaatttGACTTGCTGTTCTTGTTTCATATGACAGTTCTTATGGCCAGTCGTTGTCGACAAGCCTGTTTATTGGTGAGACTCTGTTCGCCATACTCATTGCCATCTTGGGGCTTGTTCTGTTTGCTCATTTGATCGGAAACATGCAGGTATTTTGAGAATCTGTTCCTTTGCtcaatttttgtattgatCCATGCAAAGACTTCTTGCTACGGCTTGTAATTTGCTGATATCTTAATGTAGACCTATCTGCAATCCATCACTGTGAGGCTAGAGGAGTGGAGACTTAAGCGTCGGGACACTGAAGAGTGGATGAGGCACCGCCAACTCCCAGACGATCTTCAACAGCGTGTCAGACGTTATACACAGTACAAATGGCTTACCACAAGAGGAGTTGACGAAGAAACCATCCTCCGTGCCTTGCCCACAGATCTCCGTCGTGACATTCAACGTCACCTTTGTTTAGACCTCGTTCGTCGTGTAAGATCTCTGGGCTTGATCTCTTCGGCTGGTATAATAAGCTTGTTTATACTCACAGTATCTTTTTTCCGGTTTCAGGTCCCATTTTTCTCACAGATGGATGATCAGCTTCTCGATGCTATATGCGAGCGCCTGGTGTCATCCTTAAGCACCCAAGGCACTTACATTGTTCGTGAGGGTGATCCCGTTACTGAGATGCTCTTTATCATTAGGGGGACACTAGAGAGCTCGACCACAAACGGTGGGCGATCGGGATTCTTCAACACAACGACACTGGGGCCGAGTGATTTTTGTGGGGAGGAACTGCTTGCCTGGGCTTTGCTTCCAAGGTCTACCCTAAACTTGCCGACTTCTACAAGAACAGTGAGAGCACTGAGTGAAGTGGAAGCATTTGCATTAAGAGCAGAAGATCTAAAGTTCGTGGCAAATCAGTTTAGACGGCTCCACAGCAGGAAATTGCAGCACACGTTTCGGTATTACTCCCACCACTGGAGGACATGGGCTGCCTGTTTCATTCAGGCAGCCTGGCGACGGTACCAGAAGAGAATGACGGCAAAAAGCCTTAGCATTATGGAGTCGTTTTATTTATCTCAAGACTTGCAAATACCGGATGAAAACAATGAAGGGGAACCATCTGTTATGGAAAATTCTTCTCAGGCAATACAAAACCTTGGAGTTACTATACTGGCTTCAAGATTCGCTGCCAACACAAGGAGAGGAGCTCAAAAGATCAAAGATGTTGAAATGCCAAAGCTTCAGAAGCCTGAAGAGCCAGACTTCTCAGCCGAGCCTGACGACGAATAGTTCATCTGTACCTTGCCAACTATACGTGTGTCTGTTTCTCTCACACAGTCATAGGTGAACGGCCATTGGATCGTAAACCGTTCAAGCATTCTTGACAAACACTATTCATTGATTAAACTTGAATATACTCCAAAAGGCTTCACTATTCTAGAAGTTCTGTACAGGTAGCCTGCTTCAAGATCCTCTATTCAAATTTGTGTTTCACTCATATTTCTTCATCTGGTGTGTGGTAATGGAGGTAAATGCAGCAAACCATTCACTTCATGCTATTAACAGTGTGTTGTAGGAGAACAAACATTGTTTGAAGACACAAGTGCACCGACACCCCATTTGATATATTACCAAAATATGGtcgattattttaaataattagagtAAAACTTAGTATAGACATTTTTGACCTGGCAATCTATTCTTGAATTTCTAGTCTCTGGTTGTCCTGTGCCCGCATATATCTCAGCTGTTGAAAGAAATGAGTTATCATACAGCAGCAAAAGGGGCCCATAACTTGTACTATGTGGTATGCATTTATTCATTTGCAGAGACAAGAACCAGATTCTAACATGCACAAGAGCCACATGAACAAGTCAGATGCCAAATAAAAGAGCCCCACCTCAAGGAAAATCATCAAAGATTTAATGCAATATGCCAACAATTCTACAGGTGGTCTGTCAGAAATCTGGAGTCCATTCGCAGGAATTAGAGCAGAATTTCTGACCATAGGAAAGCAGTTCCAAGTTTGCTGTACTAAACACAGATGAAAACCAAAAGcccacaaaatattttgtgaccCCTCAGCTCTCTGAAGCTCCTTCCAAGATTTCAAGTTGTTTGCATTCTCTGTTTTGCCCTGCCGAcacaagaaaaatcatttcaCCAACATCTATagacattaaaatattacgatGGAATGTCACCAATCAACTATTTATGTTAGAAACGCCATAAAGTACTGTAAAAATACCGGATCTGGGATTGATGGGTATTATGATCAAGTTCCACAATCTAACAATTACTTGTTCCCTATGATACATTTCGTTATTTTGTCCATATAAAATGAGATCAGAGAGATCATTTTCAGAAGCTCTTACAGTACGTTCatatggagaaaataaaaagaaatacaagcaTATGCCCGTGAAAATGGTTTTGTAAAGGTATAAAACTCCGTTGCATTGAAGtaaattttggtacaaaaaaCAGACAACAGTAACCAAGAGTATAAAGACATGTAAGAGTTCTGAGAGTTTGATTTCAAAGCATTTGCAAATATATCATGCACAAATATTGCAGTATCCCATGTCATTTTATCACAACTTTACATAGTGAGAACAAAAAATCTACtacattacattatttttcaaagttttgAATAGTCAAGACCTCATTCCAGTACTTCTGATGAAGTATACTTTCCAGTAATCAACGAATGCCTGCAAATAGAGAGCAACTGCCATagatcaaatttatcaaatttgtagaaaaataagcTGATATATGAGAATGGACTGCGCCCTgatctaaaaaatatcatgataTTGTAcgttgcattttttttcttggtatttgtttggtttttgaagaattaaataaagcatttatctaaaatatagtTCATACTCCATGTATAGTGTACCTTAAATTTGTGAACGAACAAAACTTCCATGTAATTGCTGCTGTTAGAAAATGAGCTGAAAAAGGCAAGAGGGAAGTGTAAACAAGGTAACTCAGCATCCATTACCACCATAAGTTCGACATGAATATGAGTGAGactatttatgttaaattgtCTGAATAGTTTTCAAGAATCTCTATGTTTTTTGAAGATTGCTGAAAGAAAGCACACAGAAAGAACGAGAGGAATTGCAGTGAGAACATGTAAGTAAAAGTCACCTTCTTGAACAAATGAAGAATCTCATTTGCGATGCGCTACCATATCCGTTGTCAGCTTAGGcaacttatttttcttctcctgATATTTTGAGGATGAATACCATATGCCACCGACAGTATTGATTACTAGTCCAATGACATTCAAAGCATGCACTTCTACTCCTCCCAGTAAGATGAAGCCGAGGGTCTGTCCAGAAGTAAGCAGTCAGCATCCTAGTAAAGTATAGGATTTTAATGAGTTATGAACAAGAGATATCTCATTAAAACATTCTTAAAGGGTATGAAGGAATTAAGGAATGAATGACATTGTTAGTCACGTACTGTCGAACCAACTCCCT encodes:
- the LOC105161477 gene encoding serine/arginine-rich splicing factor RSZ22-like; the encoded protein is MSRVYVGNLDPRVTERELEDEFRVFGVIRSVWVARRPPGYAFIDFDDRRDAQDAIRELDGKNGWRVELSHNSRGGGGGGRGGGRGRSGSDLKCYECGEPGHFARECRMRGGSGRRRSRTPPRYRRSPSYGRRSYSPRGRSPRRRSLSPRGRSYSRSPYRGRDEVPYANGNGIRERRRSRS
- the LOC105161621 gene encoding probable cyclic nucleotide-gated ion channel 14, with product MDLKKEKQVRFHKEEKLKFEAFLDKNEPQIHDKQLPLYKNSDPSWKSVGGYRDKIAKFGRSKVFPEGQEPEKKTVLDPGSEVVLKWNRIFLVFCLMALFVDPLFFYLPSVLNQENSSCMQTDLKLGIIVTFFRTVADVFYLLHVIVKFRTAYVAPSSRVFGKGELVMDLNKIARRYLKSEFFIDVIAALPLPQIVIWSILPAIRSSHADHTNNALVLIVLLQYIPRLYLIFPLSSQIIKATGVVTKTAWAGAAYNLLLYMLASHVLGASWYLLSIERHATCLSSACRDEFNRTGCSLNFLDCGTLTHSDRGKWVNSTLVFTTCNPDDTTYFNYGIFGNAVANNVVSSDFLEKYLYCLWWGLQNLSSYGQSLSTSLFIGETLFAILIAILGLVLFAHLIGNMQTYLQSITVRLEEWRLKRRDTEEWMRHRQLPDDLQQRVRRYTQYKWLTTRGVDEETILRALPTDLRRDIQRHLCLDLVRRVPFFSQMDDQLLDAICERLVSSLSTQGTYIVREGDPVTEMLFIIRGTLESSTTNGGRSGFFNTTTLGPSDFCGEELLAWALLPRSTLNLPTSTRTVRALSEVEAFALRAEDLKFVANQFRRLHSRKLQHTFRYYSHHWRTWAACFIQAAWRRYQKRMTAKSLSIMESFYLSQDLQIPDENNEGEPSVMENSSQAIQNLGVTILASRFAANTRRGAQKIKDVEMPKLQKPEEPDFSAEPDDE